Proteins from a genomic interval of Rhizobium sp. SL42:
- a CDS encoding monovalent cation/H+ antiporter complex subunit F gives MADIILQIAVVLIFLSIVLGVARLIIGKTAIDRVVAIDMLTVVSIAMIALYAHLSGRFVYIDVALVYGLLSFLAVLAIARFLEKGP, from the coding sequence TTGGCTGACATCATCCTCCAGATCGCGGTTGTCCTGATTTTCCTTTCTATCGTGCTGGGTGTCGCACGCCTGATCATCGGCAAAACAGCGATCGATCGCGTCGTTGCAATCGACATGCTGACGGTGGTTTCGATCGCAATGATTGCGCTTTACGCGCATCTGTCCGGGCGTTTCGTCTATATCGACGTTGCCCTTGTCTACGGACTGTTGAGCTTTCTGGCCGTGCTCGCCATCGCCCGTTTTCTGGAAAAGGGGCCATAG
- a CDS encoding AbgT family transporter, giving the protein MANANAASKTTMQRFLDGVEKVGNMVPHPVVIFLILIGIVIVLSAILGLFGAAVTFEQINPETHELETASTAIRSLLSIEGIRFMYASLVPNFMSFTAVGLMIAAMIGAGVAEESGLVTALIRKLVIVAPRWALTYILAFVGILASIAADAGYLVLIPLAGVAYLAVGRHPLAGLALGFAAVAGAFTVNMLIKPLDAVLVEFTNDAARLVDPNASIGLASNLWFSIASVLFLTVVIAFITDKMIAPRLGEYKPADGAGVSQGAVLTEQETHGLRYALYALIALVVVFLLLTLPSGAPLRNPDTGELIGNSPFMNGLIALIMLVFLTTGWAFGVGAGTLRTLAEVIAAIEKSIKNMGGTIFLFFVLSQFVAYFTYTNIGTVMALSLAGTLQAANIGALPLLLGFIVVVAIIDLLLTGAIAKWAIFAPVFVPLLMKLGVEPEAVLAAYRVGDSPMNAITPLNAYFALVVGFAQKYDKSAGVGTLVSLMLPYVVWMFVLWTALFAIWQALGLPWGL; this is encoded by the coding sequence ATGGCCAACGCCAATGCCGCATCAAAGACCACGATGCAGAGATTCCTCGACGGTGTCGAAAAGGTGGGGAACATGGTTCCTCATCCCGTGGTCATCTTTCTGATACTGATCGGCATCGTCATTGTTCTGTCGGCCATTCTCGGTCTCTTCGGAGCTGCCGTCACGTTCGAACAGATCAATCCGGAAACGCATGAACTGGAGACGGCATCTACGGCGATCCGCAGCTTGCTGAGTATCGAGGGCATACGCTTCATGTATGCGTCGCTCGTTCCCAATTTCATGAGTTTCACCGCAGTTGGCCTGATGATCGCGGCAATGATCGGTGCGGGCGTCGCCGAGGAATCCGGCCTCGTCACCGCCCTGATACGCAAGCTCGTGATCGTCGCTCCACGTTGGGCGCTGACCTATATCCTCGCATTCGTCGGCATCCTCGCCAGCATTGCTGCGGATGCCGGTTATCTGGTGCTGATTCCTTTGGCGGGTGTCGCTTATCTGGCTGTTGGCCGCCATCCACTCGCGGGCCTTGCGCTCGGCTTTGCCGCGGTTGCCGGTGCGTTTACCGTCAACATGCTGATCAAGCCGCTTGATGCCGTTCTCGTCGAGTTCACCAATGACGCCGCCCGGCTTGTCGATCCGAACGCATCGATCGGACTTGCGTCCAATCTCTGGTTCTCGATTGCCTCTGTTCTGTTCCTTACGGTGGTGATCGCATTTATCACCGACAAGATGATTGCGCCGCGCCTCGGGGAATACAAGCCGGCCGATGGCGCCGGCGTCAGCCAGGGTGCGGTTCTGACTGAGCAGGAAACGCATGGACTGCGTTATGCTCTCTACGCCCTGATCGCGCTCGTCGTGGTCTTCCTTCTGCTGACGCTTCCGTCCGGTGCGCCCCTTCGCAACCCCGATACTGGCGAGCTGATCGGAAATTCGCCGTTCATGAACGGCCTGATCGCACTGATCATGCTGGTCTTTCTGACGACGGGTTGGGCATTCGGCGTGGGCGCGGGCACGCTGCGCACTCTGGCAGAGGTCATTGCGGCGATCGAGAAGTCGATCAAGAACATGGGGGGCACGATCTTCCTGTTCTTCGTTCTCAGCCAGTTCGTTGCCTATTTCACCTACACCAACATCGGCACGGTCATGGCACTGAGCCTGGCGGGCACGCTTCAGGCCGCCAATATCGGGGCCTTGCCCTTGTTGCTTGGCTTCATCGTGGTGGTCGCGATTATCGACCTGCTTCTGACGGGTGCGATTGCAAAATGGGCCATCTTCGCCCCGGTTTTCGTACCACTCTTGATGAAGCTCGGTGTGGAGCCGGAAGCTGTGCTTGCGGCCTATCGCGTCGGCGATTCGCCAATGAACGCCATCACACCGCTCAACGCCTATTTTGCACTCGTCGTCGGCTTCGCCCAGAAATACGACAAGTCCGCTGGCGTCGGCACACTCGTGTCTCTCATGCTCCCCTACGTTGTGTGGATGTTCGTTCTGTGGACCGCGCTCTTTGCGATCTGGCAAGCGCTTGGACTGCCATGGGGCCTGTAG
- a CDS encoding ABC transporter substrate-binding protein yields the protein MTLFKNAMVAAAVTMATFVPAHAETVLNIHYPMPGFFKDVMDTISKKFMEENPEIKITFANPSATYEEGIQTIMRQAGTAEMPDVTFIGLNRLRMVNERDIPVDLGPFIAKDANMAEQGFSDNILKLAQVKGKQVGLAFATSNPIMYYNADLVRKVGGNPDVAPKTWDEVIALSAKIKALGDGNEGIDFRWQGDDWMFSALLFGAGGKMLNDEETAVAFNGPEGLKAFELVDRMVKEGGLPVFTKQAGEQAFVAGKVGFAFQTTGALRNTIKNVGDKFDLRTAHIPLIDPVNGKLPTGGNAAVMLTRDAEKQEAAWKFIKFASGPYGASVVVPGTGYVPNNELAATSADYLGNFYKENPLFRAGLEQMPLMQPWYAFPGSNGVKVTQTIVENLSRVVEQSAEPKEALDDAAAEVEGLLPRS from the coding sequence ATGACTCTTTTCAAGAATGCAATGGTTGCCGCCGCGGTCACCATGGCGACCTTTGTTCCGGCACATGCCGAAACCGTGCTCAATATCCACTATCCGATGCCCGGCTTCTTCAAGGACGTGATGGATACGATCTCGAAGAAGTTCATGGAAGAAAACCCTGAGATCAAGATCACCTTCGCGAACCCGTCGGCGACCTATGAAGAAGGTATCCAGACCATCATGCGCCAGGCCGGTACGGCCGAAATGCCGGATGTCACCTTCATTGGCCTCAATCGTCTGCGCATGGTCAACGAGCGTGATATCCCGGTCGACCTCGGTCCGTTCATCGCCAAGGACGCCAACATGGCAGAGCAGGGTTTTTCCGACAACATCCTGAAGCTCGCCCAGGTCAAGGGTAAGCAGGTCGGTCTCGCTTTCGCGACCTCAAACCCGATCATGTACTACAACGCCGATCTGGTTCGCAAAGTCGGCGGCAATCCGGACGTCGCGCCGAAGACCTGGGATGAGGTGATCGCACTCTCCGCCAAGATCAAGGCACTCGGCGACGGCAATGAAGGCATCGACTTCCGTTGGCAGGGTGACGACTGGATGTTCTCGGCACTGCTGTTCGGCGCCGGCGGCAAGATGTTAAATGACGAGGAGACCGCCGTTGCCTTCAACGGTCCTGAAGGCCTGAAAGCTTTTGAACTGGTCGACCGCATGGTCAAGGAAGGTGGCCTTCCGGTATTCACCAAGCAGGCTGGTGAACAGGCCTTCGTTGCCGGCAAGGTCGGCTTTGCCTTCCAGACCACAGGCGCGCTGCGCAACACGATCAAGAATGTCGGCGACAAGTTCGACCTGCGCACAGCCCATATCCCGCTGATCGATCCGGTCAATGGAAAGCTGCCGACCGGCGGCAATGCAGCCGTCATGCTGACGCGCGACGCCGAAAAGCAGGAGGCCGCCTGGAAGTTCATCAAGTTCGCGTCGGGCCCATACGGCGCCTCGGTCGTGGTGCCGGGCACAGGTTATGTTCCGAACAATGAACTGGCGGCGACGTCCGCGGACTATCTCGGCAATTTCTACAAGGAGAACCCGCTATTTCGGGCCGGCCTAGAGCAGATGCCGCTGATGCAGCCGTGGTATGCGTTTCCGGGCTCTAACGGTGTCAAGGTCACGCAGACCATCGTCGAGAACCTGTCGCGCGTCGTCGAGCAGTCGGCCGAGCCGAAGGAAGCCCTGGACGATGCGGCGGCCGAAGTCGAGGGCCTGCTGCCGCGCAGCTGA
- the mnhG gene encoding monovalent cation/H(+) antiporter subunit G: MAELIGSIIILVGAFFLFSAGLGLLRMPDTFTRIQAGTKASTLGNILVLAGLGVYHPDWALKLLIVAYFILMTNPLSSHALSRAAHAIRTPMAPTTMYDALRAEQDKAAKSGDAP, translated from the coding sequence ATGGCAGAGCTGATCGGTAGCATCATCATCCTTGTCGGTGCATTTTTCCTGTTTTCTGCAGGTCTGGGCCTGCTGCGCATGCCCGATACCTTCACCCGTATCCAGGCAGGCACAAAAGCCTCCACACTTGGCAATATCCTGGTGCTCGCAGGGCTTGGCGTCTATCATCCGGATTGGGCGCTGAAGCTTCTGATCGTCGCCTATTTCATTCTCATGACCAATCCCCTGTCATCGCACGCCTTGTCACGGGCCGCACATGCAATCCGCACGCCGATGGCGCCGACCACGATGTATGACGCGTTGCGCGCCGAGCAGGACAAGGCGGCCAAAAGTGGGGACGCGCCATGA
- a CDS encoding carbohydrate ABC transporter permease has translation MTQAPVSAGRILRLVTLSLGAILFLAPYIFMISTAGKAQSEIFSSSLALIPQSWSYVENFTKALGRVSMAGLLFNGVVVCALILVVQVVVAIPCAYAMAKLSFAAARLMMALVMLGLLVPIHATALPLYVAFDRASVLNSYFALVAPFSISVFAIFLFLQFFRGIPDDLIHAARLDGMSETGIVARVIVPNAWPAITAFSIFSVVAHWNDLFWPLIVVTNQSYATPPLGLLYFRAAEAGDDYGALMAATLIITLPLVLAFLLAQKRFVEGITMTGLKG, from the coding sequence ATGACACAGGCTCCTGTCTCCGCCGGCCGCATTCTGCGGCTTGTCACCCTGTCGTTGGGCGCCATCCTGTTTTTGGCGCCTTATATTTTCATGATTTCGACCGCTGGAAAGGCACAGAGCGAGATATTTTCGTCCTCGCTCGCCCTGATCCCGCAGTCGTGGTCCTATGTGGAGAATTTTACCAAGGCCTTGGGTCGGGTGTCGATGGCGGGCCTGCTGTTCAACGGCGTTGTCGTCTGCGCTCTGATCCTTGTTGTCCAGGTCGTGGTGGCAATCCCTTGTGCCTATGCGATGGCCAAGCTTTCCTTTGCGGCCGCGCGCTTGATGATGGCGCTGGTGATGCTGGGTCTGCTTGTCCCGATACATGCAACGGCCCTGCCGCTTTACGTCGCTTTCGACCGGGCGTCGGTGCTCAACAGCTACTTTGCGCTGGTCGCCCCTTTCTCGATTTCTGTCTTTGCGATCTTTCTGTTCCTGCAGTTCTTCCGCGGCATTCCGGACGACCTGATCCATGCGGCACGGCTCGACGGCATGTCGGAGACCGGCATTGTTGCCCGAGTGATCGTGCCGAATGCCTGGCCGGCAATCACCGCCTTTTCGATCTTCTCGGTCGTTGCCCATTGGAATGATCTGTTCTGGCCGCTGATCGTTGTCACCAACCAGTCCTATGCCACGCCGCCGCTCGGGCTGCTCTACTTCCGCGCCGCCGAAGCCGGTGACGACTACGGCGCGCTGATGGCAGCCACCCTCATCATCACCCTTCCTCTCGTCCTTGCCTTCCTGCTCGCGCAGAAGCGCTTCGTCGAGGGTATCACCATGACCGGTCTGAAAGGCTGA
- a CDS encoding Na+/H+ antiporter subunit E yields the protein MSTHQQYDRSSSAAWLQGLALLWAFLFVVWLVINATTELPVVITGAVISFALAAIFVRRGDVWRIGVTPLKTYHFIAYTGVFFIEMVKANINMMRYVYAPRIDIRPGIVKINMRLKSPIGRLALANSIALTPGSLVMDISDDTLFIHWLDVKTTDPDMATAMIAGPFEKHLEVVFG from the coding sequence ATGTCGACACACCAGCAATATGATCGATCGAGCAGTGCGGCATGGTTGCAGGGCCTGGCACTGCTCTGGGCGTTTCTGTTTGTCGTCTGGCTGGTGATCAACGCAACGACAGAGCTTCCGGTTGTCATAACCGGTGCGGTGATATCCTTCGCCCTGGCTGCGATATTCGTCCGGCGCGGCGATGTCTGGCGCATCGGGGTCACCCCTTTGAAAACTTATCATTTCATTGCCTATACCGGTGTGTTCTTCATCGAAATGGTCAAGGCGAACATCAACATGATGCGTTACGTCTATGCGCCGCGCATCGATATCCGACCCGGGATCGTCAAGATCAACATGCGGCTGAAATCGCCGATCGGTCGGTTGGCGCTGGCCAATTCGATTGCTTTGACGCCCGGCTCCCTCGTGATGGACATCAGCGACGATACGCTGTTCATCCATTGGCTCGACGTCAAGACGACCGACCCGGACATGGCGACTGCGATGATTGCCGGACCGTTCGAGAAGCATCTGGAGGTGGTATTTGGCTGA
- a CDS encoding SLC13 family permease, protein MSPIAYIAIIIVSAVVLFVWNKLPVVVIAMLTALSLWASGVLTLGQSLSGFGDPAVIFIASLFVVSSGLEVTGVTAWAGQLLIRGAGEESRTRLLLLTMGLVSLLTALISVNGAVAALLPVVVVIAVRLKRNSSQLLMPLVFSAHAGSMLALTGTPVNVLVSEAGIDAGVGGFGFFEFALIGVPLLAGTMAIIILFGAKLLPERNGATMPSDFSRHAKTLVEQYGLASGIYQMRVRSSSPFVGMASSDISMADHPGLQLVALQEGETSGPLRRAVIAEGDHVLVRGDAELAAAFAAKMHMSFRDEKATGQGEETLFNRSSGLAEVVIPPRSGLIGETVFPGMVTDSGDLIILAVQRAGDQVEAANATRDAGGVVLQAGDTMLLQGTWKALDVHLDDPDVLVVNSPELVRRQAVPMGPGARQAVIILFGMVLLLATGIVPPAVAGLLAAGAIILSGIMSVEQSYRAIGWTTVILVGAMMPLSTAMVETGAAQLMAEHLVNLVGDAGPLALLAGLFLLTAIMGQLISNTATALIVIPIGVAAATAMGVSPRPVLMSTAVAAAASFLTPIATPTNLMVMGPGGYAFSDYWKLGLPLLIWFFVVSVFIVPLIWQF, encoded by the coding sequence TTGAGCCCGATAGCATATATAGCCATAATCATTGTCTCTGCGGTCGTTCTGTTCGTCTGGAACAAGCTTCCGGTCGTTGTGATTGCCATGTTGACGGCTCTGTCGCTTTGGGCGAGCGGTGTTCTGACGCTTGGACAATCTCTCAGCGGCTTTGGTGATCCGGCAGTTATTTTCATCGCTTCGCTTTTTGTTGTCAGCTCCGGGCTTGAAGTAACCGGTGTCACCGCGTGGGCGGGTCAATTGTTGATCCGCGGTGCCGGCGAGGAAAGCCGGACACGGCTTTTGCTTTTGACCATGGGGCTCGTTTCATTGCTGACCGCACTGATCAGCGTCAACGGTGCTGTTGCCGCTCTTTTGCCGGTCGTGGTGGTTATCGCCGTCCGCCTGAAGCGCAATTCCTCGCAATTGTTGATGCCCCTTGTCTTTTCCGCGCATGCAGGTTCGATGCTGGCACTGACGGGCACCCCGGTAAACGTGCTGGTTTCGGAAGCCGGTATCGATGCGGGTGTCGGCGGTTTCGGGTTCTTCGAATTCGCGCTTATCGGCGTGCCATTGCTGGCCGGAACGATGGCGATCATTATCCTGTTCGGCGCCAAGCTGCTTCCAGAGCGTAACGGGGCGACCATGCCGTCCGATTTCAGCCGTCATGCCAAGACGCTGGTCGAGCAATACGGTCTTGCAAGCGGGATCTACCAGATGCGGGTCCGCTCCAGTTCACCGTTTGTCGGGATGGCCTCTTCCGACATCAGCATGGCGGATCATCCCGGGCTGCAACTTGTCGCGCTGCAGGAAGGGGAGACATCGGGCCCCCTGCGTCGCGCCGTGATTGCCGAAGGCGACCATGTGCTGGTGCGCGGTGACGCCGAGCTGGCCGCAGCGTTTGCCGCCAAGATGCATATGTCGTTTCGAGATGAGAAGGCGACAGGCCAGGGCGAAGAAACGTTGTTCAACCGCAGCTCCGGCCTTGCCGAAGTGGTCATTCCGCCGCGCTCCGGCCTGATCGGCGAGACCGTTTTCCCCGGAATGGTCACGGATAGCGGTGACCTGATCATCCTTGCCGTACAACGCGCGGGCGATCAGGTGGAGGCAGCCAATGCGACTCGCGACGCAGGCGGTGTCGTGCTGCAAGCAGGTGATACGATGCTGCTCCAGGGAACCTGGAAGGCGCTTGACGTGCATCTCGATGACCCAGACGTTCTCGTGGTCAATTCGCCCGAGCTGGTGCGCCGTCAGGCGGTGCCGATGGGGCCGGGCGCGCGCCAGGCTGTCATTATTCTGTTTGGCATGGTCCTGCTTCTGGCGACAGGCATCGTGCCGCCGGCGGTGGCAGGCCTGCTCGCTGCTGGCGCCATCATCCTGTCCGGTATCATGAGCGTCGAACAGTCCTATCGAGCCATCGGCTGGACGACAGTGATACTGGTCGGTGCAATGATGCCGCTGTCGACGGCCATGGTGGAAACCGGCGCCGCACAATTGATGGCTGAACATCTGGTCAATCTTGTCGGCGATGCTGGTCCTTTGGCGCTGCTTGCCGGCCTGTTCCTTCTGACCGCAATCATGGGGCAGTTGATCAGCAACACAGCAACGGCACTGATCGTCATTCCCATTGGCGTGGCGGCAGCGACGGCTATGGGGGTCTCGCCGCGTCCGGTGCTGATGAGCACGGCGGTCGCCGCTGCCGCCTCATTCCTCACCCCGATTGCGACGCCGACAAACCTGATGGTCATGGGACCCGGTGGCTATGCCTTCAGCGACTACTGGAAACTTGGTTTGCCGCTGTTGATCTGGTTTTTCGTCGTTTCGGTGTTCATTGTGCCGCTGATCTGGCAGTTCTGA
- a CDS encoding hydrogenase subunit MbhD domain-containing protein, whose product MLELLILLVCGSILVSGVLAVLLGNLMAAMISAGLASLFAAVSYVLLAAPDVAMAEAAIGSGLATLIFLYAIRKTNGGGE is encoded by the coding sequence GTGCTCGAATTGTTGATCCTCTTGGTCTGCGGCAGCATTCTGGTGAGCGGGGTTTTGGCCGTTTTGCTGGGGAATCTGATGGCTGCGATGATCAGCGCGGGGCTGGCCAGCCTTTTCGCTGCCGTCTCCTATGTGCTTCTCGCGGCGCCGGACGTTGCCATGGCGGAGGCAGCGATCGGTTCGGGTCTTGCGACACTCATTTTTCTCTATGCGATCCGCAAGACCAATGGCGGAGGGGAGTGA
- the mbhE gene encoding hydrogen gas-evolving membrane-bound hydrogenase subunit E: MSRVFNLLLLVAFAFVFAGLIAAYDERQVLSALAIRYLTEVPQGLGAPNVVTGILISFRGFDTLGEVAVLFMVAASVSSLLGGKAKGTIASEAFSNEGGRRPSELVRNGAEVVLPLIFLFGAYVIMNGHLSAGGGFQGGAVVASGMMLFMLAYPQGRINHDVLSITESLAGVVYVTIGILGIVFAGGFLDSAILPRGEFGAFISAGAIPIISALLGIKVGAELSVIIDRFRS; the protein is encoded by the coding sequence ATGAGCCGTGTGTTCAATCTGCTGTTGCTTGTCGCTTTCGCTTTTGTCTTTGCCGGCCTGATCGCGGCCTATGACGAAAGACAGGTCCTGTCAGCGCTCGCCATTCGCTATCTCACCGAGGTGCCCCAGGGCCTTGGTGCGCCGAATGTCGTGACCGGTATTCTGATCTCGTTTCGCGGCTTCGACACACTGGGCGAAGTCGCGGTGCTTTTCATGGTTGCGGCAAGCGTCAGTTCGCTTCTCGGCGGAAAAGCCAAGGGTACGATCGCGTCAGAGGCTTTTTCGAATGAAGGCGGACGCCGGCCGAGCGAGTTGGTGCGCAACGGTGCCGAGGTCGTGCTTCCGCTGATTTTTCTGTTCGGCGCCTATGTGATCATGAACGGCCACCTTTCGGCGGGTGGTGGTTTCCAGGGAGGCGCAGTCGTGGCGTCCGGGATGATGTTGTTCATGCTGGCCTATCCGCAAGGGAGGATCAATCACGACGTCCTCAGCATCACGGAATCCCTGGCCGGTGTCGTCTATGTGACGATCGGCATCCTCGGCATCGTTTTTGCCGGTGGCTTCCTCGATAGTGCAATCCTGCCCCGGGGAGAGTTCGGGGCTTTCATCAGCGCCGGTGCCATTCCGATCATATCAGCCCTGCTCGGCATCAAGGTCGGCGCTGAGTTGAGTGTCATCATCGACCGTTTCCGCAGCTAG
- a CDS encoding M20/M25/M40 family metallo-hydrolase encodes MSSSQIPLNVAAAEDHLMRFLSVEGVTGQEANIAAAVIDALKAVGVPESAIRFDDANSRIPLPTETGNLIVDLPGTRPGPRLLFSTHLDTVPLCAGAKPRREGDRIVSDGTTALGGDARTGVAVLVVVAETLLKNKLPHPPITLLFTVREESGLHGARELNPADLNGAAMCINVDGQSAADLIIGAVGQENWEVEIIGRASHAGVAPDKGISATMVGAIALAEARKEGWFGKIVKADGRGTSNVGVFGGKGNTPAGDATNVVTDYAFIKGEARSPESSFATKIAEGYKKAFAKAQADVTDHEGVTATVTFTHKASYPPFELGKDTPIVKRAAKAMQILGIEPVYIFSNGGLDANWLDKHGVPTITIGAGQAEIHTIKEYVNLTEYEKGCRLGVLLATLDD; translated from the coding sequence ATGAGCAGTAGCCAAATTCCACTCAACGTCGCTGCCGCAGAAGACCACCTGATGCGTTTTCTGTCCGTCGAGGGTGTAACGGGCCAGGAGGCCAATATTGCCGCCGCCGTTATCGATGCCTTGAAGGCGGTGGGCGTGCCGGAATCCGCCATTCGGTTTGACGATGCCAACAGCCGGATTCCGCTGCCCACGGAGACGGGAAACCTGATTGTCGATCTTCCGGGAACGCGTCCGGGGCCACGTCTGTTGTTTTCCACACATCTCGATACGGTGCCGCTTTGCGCCGGGGCGAAGCCGAGGCGGGAAGGCGACCGGATCGTCTCCGACGGCACGACTGCGCTCGGCGGGGATGCCCGCACTGGCGTGGCGGTTCTCGTCGTCGTTGCGGAGACACTGCTGAAGAACAAGCTTCCCCACCCGCCGATCACGCTTCTGTTTACGGTGCGGGAGGAAAGCGGTTTGCACGGAGCGCGCGAACTGAACCCTGCTGATCTCAACGGGGCGGCGATGTGCATCAATGTCGATGGCCAGTCGGCCGCCGATCTTATCATCGGAGCGGTGGGGCAGGAGAACTGGGAAGTCGAGATCATCGGCCGCGCTTCGCACGCTGGTGTGGCGCCGGACAAGGGCATCTCTGCAACGATGGTCGGCGCGATCGCACTTGCCGAGGCGCGCAAGGAAGGCTGGTTTGGCAAGATCGTCAAAGCCGACGGTCGCGGCACCAGCAATGTCGGCGTCTTTGGCGGCAAGGGCAACACACCCGCCGGCGATGCGACCAATGTCGTGACCGACTACGCTTTCATCAAGGGCGAGGCGCGCAGTCCGGAATCGAGCTTTGCGACAAAGATCGCCGAAGGCTACAAGAAGGCCTTTGCCAAGGCACAGGCGGATGTGACCGATCATGAAGGTGTCACTGCCACGGTGACCTTTACCCATAAGGCGTCCTATCCACCGTTCGAACTTGGCAAGGATACGCCGATTGTGAAGCGTGCGGCAAAGGCGATGCAGATACTGGGCATCGAGCCGGTCTATATCTTCTCGAATGGTGGCCTCGATGCCAACTGGCTCGACAAGCACGGTGTCCCGACGATCACCATTGGCGCGGGCCAGGCTGAAATCCATACCATCAAGGAATATGTCAATTTGACCGAGTACGAAAAGGGTTGCCGTCTTGGTGTGCTTCTCGCGACCCTCGACGACTGA
- a CDS encoding glycine zipper domain-containing protein — MKKLLVFFLVGLSLASCTATERGAGIGAASGAVIGGAITNDVRGAAVGAAIGGVSGALIGSVADQPGQCYYRDRNGRRYTAPCPR; from the coding sequence ATGAAGAAACTGCTCGTGTTTTTCCTGGTCGGTCTATCCCTTGCAAGTTGTACGGCAACGGAGCGGGGCGCGGGCATCGGTGCGGCGTCAGGTGCCGTCATCGGTGGTGCGATTACCAACGACGTGCGCGGCGCAGCTGTCGGTGCTGCCATCGGTGGCGTTTCGGGCGCCCTGATCGGCAGTGTCGCGGACCAGCCTGGCCAGTGCTACTACCGGGACCGCAACGGCCGTCGCTACACCGCACCCTGCCCACGGTGA
- a CDS encoding substrate-binding domain-containing protein, whose protein sequence is MATLEEIALRAGCSTATVSRVLSRSGPTSEGMVRRVRKAASDLGYRIEGTTVASRRRPVIGVLIPSITNPVFAASLSGIQNRMRLSGHGVLIAQSDYDPAREADAIASLLAEKPTGLVVTACDMEKSQNDLPAHLPPIVLLNNLPTARFQAAVTTDNRSAAMELAQHLIEHGHQKILFVSGAFESSDRARRRYEGYCHAMAQAGLEAVKALQIPFVTGNDELDLSRALLEHQPTAIIASNDLLALGVIGALRREGLTVPGDISVAGFDGIAIGRLVDPPLSTIEMADASMGTTAASLLLDMAENGAEPRHLSMGYKLKPGGTVRRIDQPS, encoded by the coding sequence ATGGCGACCCTTGAGGAGATAGCACTAAGGGCTGGCTGCTCGACGGCCACCGTAAGCCGCGTGCTCAGCCGAAGCGGACCAACCAGCGAAGGCATGGTCCGGCGCGTTCGCAAGGCCGCGTCCGACCTTGGCTACCGCATAGAGGGGACCACCGTGGCCAGCCGACGGCGACCCGTGATCGGCGTTCTCATACCCAGCATCACCAATCCGGTCTTCGCCGCCTCCCTTTCCGGCATCCAGAACCGGATGCGGCTTTCCGGACATGGCGTGCTGATTGCCCAATCCGACTACGATCCGGCCCGCGAAGCCGACGCCATTGCATCGCTTCTTGCAGAAAAACCGACCGGACTGGTTGTCACTGCCTGCGACATGGAAAAGAGCCAGAATGACCTGCCTGCCCATCTGCCGCCGATCGTGCTCCTGAACAATCTGCCGACAGCGCGATTTCAAGCGGCAGTGACGACGGACAACCGCTCGGCTGCGATGGAGCTTGCCCAACATCTGATCGAACACGGCCATCAGAAAATCCTGTTTGTCTCGGGAGCATTTGAAAGTTCGGATCGGGCGCGCCGACGTTATGAAGGCTATTGCCACGCGATGGCTCAGGCCGGTCTTGAAGCCGTCAAGGCCCTGCAGATCCCATTCGTGACCGGCAATGACGAACTCGATCTCAGCCGTGCGCTGCTTGAACACCAGCCGACAGCCATCATTGCTTCAAACGATCTTCTGGCGCTCGGCGTCATCGGCGCGCTACGCCGTGAGGGCCTGACCGTTCCTGGTGATATTTCAGTCGCCGGTTTCGATGGCATTGCCATCGGCCGCCTTGTCGATCCGCCGCTATCGACCATCGAAATGGCCGATGCCAGCATGGGAACGACGGCGGCGTCGCTGCTGCTGGACATGGCGGAAAACGGGGCGGAACCGCGCCACCTGAGCATGGGTTACAAGTTGAAGCCGGGCGGCACGGTAAGGCGCATCGACCAGCCATCCTGA